The DNA segment TGCCACGCCGTCGCCAAGCGATAGCAGAAGGTTCCCATCAACTCCTTGGGCAGTGACATATGTCGCATGAAGAATGTGCGCACTCCCGCAGCTCGCGCCGCTTGCAAGACGCGAGACACCCTGGAGACGACCACGTGCGGGTCCTTGATCTGCTTCAAGATGCCGACTTGCATGTCATAGACCACCAGCGCCATCCGCTGCGGATCGCATGCATCTTCGAGCGTTTGAGGAATGTCCAGGCCGTGGATGCGTTTCATGTACTGACACCTAATGAGATCCTGCGGAGCGGCCCGGCTGCGTTCCGTAAGTACGCGCCGGGCCTAACCAGCCGCGCGGTCAGTGCACCCTCGCGGATGGCTTTCGACAGATTACCCGCTAGACCCGATCTGCAAAACCTGATTGACAGATTTGGGCATCGCTTACTTTCAGGGCTCTGTTACCGGATCGGCTACCGCTTGAACGACTTCCTGGAGATTGTCGGACTTTCGATCGGCGTTAGTCTGGCCGCGACGGCCATAGCGGCTGGCATCGGCGTGCTCTTCGGGGCCGCGCTCGCCATTTTCGCATTTCCCGGGCGCCAACTGGTCATCGTTCTGATCAACGCGCTCTTTGGCTTGCCGCCGGTCGTTGTCGGGCTCGTGTTGTATCTTGCTCTGTCTCGCTCAGGTCCGCTCGGCTCCCTCGAACTGCTCTTCACCCCGACCGCGATGGTGATAGCGCAGACGATCCTCGCCGCACCTATCATCACGGCACTTGTGCACCGCGCCAGCGAGAGGGCCTGGGCGCGCTACGGAGATGAACTTGTTATGGATGGTGCGACGCGGTTACAGCCCATTCCGCAAATTCTGATGATCATTCGCGCCGACGTCGTGACCGCTGTACTGGCGGGCTTTGGCCGCACTGTTTCGGAAGTTGGAGCGGTGATCCTGGTCGGCGGCAACATTCGCGGATTGACCAGAACGATGACGACGGCCATCGCTCTTCAAACCAGCCAAGGCGACCTGTCATTGGCCTTGGCTTTGGGCATAGTGTTAGTCGGGATCAGCATCTCGATCAGCGCGACAGTTTTCGCGCTGGCGGGACGGGCGCGCACAGCAGGGAGCGACGAAGTATGACCGGACTTCGCAACGCCTTGGCTCTGGTTATAACCCTCGCTGCCATCAACACGAGTGCTGCCGAAGGGCAATCAGTCGTATTGGCCTCGACAACCTCGGTAGAAGCATCCGGACTGTTAGCAAACATTCTCCCGCAGTTCACCGCCAAGACTGGCATCGTCGTGAACGTGGTCGCGCAAGGAACGGGTCAAGCGCTGGACACCGCGCGTCGAGGTGATGCCGACGTGGTGCTGGTTCATGACCCGGAAGCAGAGCGCAAATTTGTAGACGAAGGATATAGCTCCACGCTTCGGCAAATCGCCTGGAATGACTTTGTTATCGTTGGGCCATCGAGTGATCCGGCGCACATTCTAGGCAGCAAGGACAGCGCGGCGGCTCTGAAGGCGATCGCGTCCGCAAGGGCTTCCTTCGTTTCGCGGGGGGACCGCAGCGGCACCAACGCCGCCGAGTTGCGGTTGTGGAG comes from the Bradyrhizobium erythrophlei genome and includes:
- a CDS encoding ABC transporter permease, which codes for MDRFGHRLLSGLCYRIGYRLNDFLEIVGLSIGVSLAATAIAAGIGVLFGAALAIFAFPGRQLVIVLINALFGLPPVVVGLVLYLALSRSGPLGSLELLFTPTAMVIAQTILAAPIITALVHRASERAWARYGDELVMDGATRLQPIPQILMIIRADVVTAVLAGFGRTVSEVGAVILVGGNIRGLTRTMTTAIALQTSQGDLSLALALGIVLVGISISISATVFALAGRARTAGSDEV
- a CDS encoding substrate-binding domain-containing protein — its product is MTGLRNALALVITLAAINTSAAEGQSVVLASTTSVEASGLLANILPQFTAKTGIVVNVVAQGTGQALDTARRGDADVVLVHDPEAERKFVDEGYSSTLRQIAWNDFVIVGPSSDPAHILGSKDSAAALKAIASARASFVSRGDRSGTNAAELRLWSSVGRTSEALKPEKWYHDIGGGMGQALNAASAMNAYTLTDRATWLSFNNKGSLIIIVEGDPRLINRYDVIELNAGKHGAARLDAAKVFAEWLVSTEGQQAIGAYQVNGQPLFKPSAASPR